The following proteins are encoded in a genomic region of Desulfomicrobium escambiense DSM 10707:
- a CDS encoding methyl-accepting chemotaxis protein produces MKSTDTSASSGKGALSTLRGKIAAAVTGLVALNALGVGWALLTAWDSLPAATRIVLVVLLILAAAAGAFAMKALQREAAKGVAEIGAVFQNLQGQEADLSCTMQDVDNPDLQHISTCYNAFLGSVRELVERIRKMGIDIALDSTRMAKSVFDTRSKTSRQGTIAEEVAMASNEANTAIAEIAQNTQYVAEKTTSNLNTAHSSHAELQDVTDKIHRINDIVESFRNTVDDLGKSSANILSIVTIINGISEQTNLLSLNATIEAARAGEHGKGFAVVAEEVRELSRRIKPATEEISNNISAMIKIVERTQTETTQILDYARDTDSVVTAATENFQRMIGDFETANDQLIKIAAAIEELSTNNSDVVQKVNNINALSQEIAADMNVSATSVDTLNGVTEQMLELVARFKTGEGKFDAVIATARQVRDNYQARIQAMKDHGVNVFDTQYRSVPNTTPQKFVTAFSEAFIKEMQAVVDENVKKIPGTIYCLAIDRKGYLPVHHGAVSQPMTGDPARDLLYSRHQRIYQNNRTEQRRCSHTEPLLLQTYMRDTGEILNDLSMPIYVDGKHWGAFIMGFDPRKMFADGA; encoded by the coding sequence ATGAAATCGACCGACACCTCCGCTTCCTCCGGCAAAGGCGCACTCTCCACGCTGCGGGGCAAGATCGCCGCGGCCGTCACGGGTCTTGTCGCCCTCAACGCCCTGGGAGTGGGCTGGGCGCTGCTGACGGCCTGGGATTCCCTCCCCGCCGCCACGCGCATCGTCCTCGTCGTCCTGCTGATCCTGGCCGCCGCGGCCGGCGCCTTCGCCATGAAGGCGCTACAGCGCGAGGCAGCCAAGGGCGTGGCCGAGATCGGCGCCGTGTTCCAGAACCTCCAGGGGCAGGAGGCCGACCTGTCCTGCACCATGCAAGACGTGGACAACCCGGACCTGCAGCACATCTCCACCTGCTACAACGCCTTCCTCGGCAGCGTGCGGGAACTGGTCGAACGCATCAGGAAGATGGGCATCGACATCGCCCTTGACAGCACGCGCATGGCCAAGTCCGTGTTCGACACCCGCAGCAAGACGTCCCGCCAGGGCACCATCGCCGAAGAAGTGGCCATGGCCAGCAACGAGGCCAATACGGCCATCGCCGAAATTGCCCAGAACACGCAGTACGTGGCCGAAAAGACCACCAGCAACCTGAACACGGCCCACAGCTCCCACGCCGAACTGCAGGACGTCACGGACAAGATCCACAGGATCAACGACATCGTCGAATCCTTCCGCAACACCGTCGACGACCTGGGCAAGAGTTCGGCCAACATCCTGAGCATCGTGACCATCATCAACGGCATCTCGGAGCAGACCAACCTCCTGTCCCTGAACGCGACCATCGAGGCGGCCCGGGCCGGCGAGCACGGCAAGGGCTTCGCCGTGGTGGCCGAGGAGGTGCGCGAACTATCGAGACGCATCAAGCCGGCCACGGAGGAGATTTCCAACAACATCTCGGCCATGATCAAGATCGTCGAGCGCACGCAGACCGAGACGACCCAGATCCTGGACTACGCACGCGACACGGACAGCGTGGTCACGGCGGCCACGGAAAACTTCCAGCGCATGATCGGGGATTTCGAGACGGCCAACGACCAGCTCATCAAGATCGCCGCCGCCATCGAGGAACTCTCGACCAACAACAGCGACGTCGTGCAGAAGGTCAACAACATCAACGCCCTGAGCCAGGAGATCGCCGCGGACATGAACGTCTCGGCCACGTCCGTGGACACCCTGAACGGAGTCACGGAACAGATGCTCGAGCTCGTGGCCCGCTTCAAGACCGGCGAGGGGAAATTCGACGCCGTCATCGCCACGGCCAGACAGGTCCGTGACAACTACCAGGCCCGCATCCAGGCCATGAAAGACCACGGCGTCAATGTCTTCGACACCCAGTACCGGTCCGTGCCGAACACCACCCCCCAGAAGTTCGTGACAGCCTTCAGCGAGGCGTTCATCAAGGAAATGCAGGCGGTGGTGGACGAGAACGTCAAGAAAATCCCGGGCACGATCTACTGCCTGGCCATCGACCGCAAGGGCTACCTGCCCGTGCATCACGGCGCCGTGTCCCAGCCCATGACCGGCGACCCGGCCCGCGACCTGCTCTACAGCCGGCACCAGCGCATCTACCAGAACAACCGCACCGAGCAGCGCCGCTGCTCGCATACCGAACCCCTGCTCCTGCAGACCTACATGCGCGACACCGGCGAGATTTTGAACGACCTCTCCATGCCCATCTACGTGGACGGCAAGCACTGGGGAGCCTTCATCATGGGCTTCGACCCCCGCAAGATGTTCGCCGACGGCGCCTGA
- a CDS encoding PAS domain-containing protein, which yields MRTPEARLQALEVELASLRARMRVLVDGSPLGIFFDDAQDKCVFVNTTFCEMMELSEAEALGDGWAKTVHIDDLPGLLRERARAVSEGTALFRAEYRYACPSGRAGWVEEQTRPVHGPGGELLGYVGTLAEITARKNEEALLARHSEELEERVRERTAELSGMNVALEVLLRKREEDRQELEQAVLANVRRRILPALERLEAACRGEAGPLAAEIRHGLQELTDPFRHRLSSACQDLTPAELRVADLIREGLSTKEIAARLGVGTSTVDTHRHGIRRKLGLDTRRANLRAFLLSLDAS from the coding sequence ATGCGGACTCCTGAGGCCCGTCTGCAGGCGCTCGAAGTCGAACTGGCCAGCCTGCGCGCGAGGATGCGCGTCCTGGTCGACGGCTCGCCGCTGGGCATCTTTTTCGACGACGCGCAGGACAAGTGCGTGTTCGTCAACACGACCTTCTGCGAGATGATGGAGCTTTCCGAGGCCGAAGCCCTGGGCGACGGCTGGGCCAAGACCGTGCACATCGACGACCTGCCGGGGCTGCTGCGGGAACGGGCGCGGGCGGTGTCCGAGGGCACGGCGCTCTTCCGGGCCGAGTACCGCTACGCCTGCCCCAGCGGGCGCGCGGGGTGGGTGGAGGAGCAGACCCGGCCCGTCCACGGGCCGGGTGGGGAACTGCTCGGCTATGTCGGCACCCTGGCCGAGATCACCGCGCGAAAGAACGAGGAAGCGCTGCTGGCCCGCCACAGCGAGGAACTGGAAGAGCGGGTGCGCGAGCGTACGGCCGAACTGAGCGGCATGAATGTCGCCCTGGAGGTCCTGCTGCGCAAGCGCGAGGAGGACCGCCAGGAGCTGGAGCAGGCCGTGCTGGCCAATGTCCGTCGCCGCATCCTGCCTGCACTGGAGCGGCTGGAGGCGGCCTGCCGCGGGGAAGCAGGGCCTCTGGCGGCCGAGATCAGGCACGGCCTGCAGGAGCTGACGGACCCCTTCCGTCATCGGCTGTCCTCGGCCTGCCAGGATCTGACCCCGGCCGAGCTGCGCGTGGCCGACCTTATCCGTGAAGGACTGTCCACCAAGGAAATCGCCGCCCGCCTGGGGGTCGGCACCTCCACCGTCGACACCCACCGTCATGGCATCCGCCGCAAGCTCGGCCTGGATACGCGCCGGGCGAACCTCCGTGCCTTCCTGTTGTCCCTGGACGCATCCTGA
- the pdxS gene encoding pyridoxal 5'-phosphate synthase lyase subunit PdxS has translation MNQETQELLNTGLARMFKGGVIMDVVDPQQARIAEEAGACAVMALERVPADIRADGGVARMSDPGMIRGIMEAVSIPVMAKCRIGHFMEARILEAVGVDFIDESEVLTPADEAFHIDKKAFRTPFVCGCRDLGEALRRIAEGAAMIRTKGEAGTGDVVEAVRHARAVREGIRRAQHMSAEELVSFAREIGAPLELVRQVRELGRLPVVNFAAGGIATPADAALMMQLGMDGVFVGSGIFKSADPARRAKAIVEAVTHYDDPQTLARISENLGGAMSGVAARSLDAERSFAGRGW, from the coding sequence ATGAACCAGGAAACACAGGAATTGCTCAACACAGGTCTGGCCCGCATGTTCAAGGGTGGGGTCATCATGGACGTGGTCGACCCGCAGCAGGCGCGCATCGCCGAGGAGGCCGGGGCCTGCGCGGTCATGGCCCTGGAACGTGTTCCGGCGGATATCCGCGCCGACGGAGGGGTGGCCCGCATGTCGGACCCGGGCATGATACGCGGCATCATGGAGGCCGTGTCCATACCGGTCATGGCCAAGTGCCGCATCGGCCATTTCATGGAGGCCCGCATCCTCGAGGCCGTGGGCGTGGACTTCATCGACGAGAGCGAGGTCCTGACCCCGGCCGACGAAGCCTTTCACATCGACAAGAAGGCATTCAGGACGCCCTTCGTCTGTGGTTGCCGCGACCTGGGCGAGGCCCTGCGCCGCATCGCCGAGGGTGCGGCCATGATCCGCACCAAGGGCGAGGCCGGCACGGGCGACGTGGTCGAGGCCGTGCGCCATGCGCGCGCCGTGCGCGAAGGCATCCGGCGGGCGCAGCACATGTCCGCGGAGGAACTTGTCTCCTTTGCCCGTGAGATAGGCGCGCCTCTGGAACTGGTCCGGCAGGTCAGGGAACTCGGGCGGCTGCCCGTGGTCAATTTCGCGGCCGGCGGCATCGCCACCCCGGCAGACGCGGCCCTGATGATGCAACTCGGCATGGACGGGGTGTTCGTGGGGTCGGGCATCTTCAAGAGCGCGGACCCGGCCCGGCGCGCCAAGGCCATTGTCGAGGCCGTGACCCATTACGACGACCCGCAGACCTTGGCGCGCATCAGCGAGAATCTGGGCGGGGCCATGTCCGGCGTCGCCGCGCGCAGCCTCGACGCCGAACGCAGCTTCGCGGGCCGGGGCTGGTGA
- the pdxT gene encoding pyridoxal 5'-phosphate synthase glutaminase subunit PdxT: MRIGVMALQGAFAEHREMLSSLGVRAELVRTPGGLDGLDGLILPGGESTSMRRLAAWGGLDAVLREFGASRPVWGVCAGLILMARRVEGEEPFAGLMDMAVARNAYGRQGESFVADVQPGRLGGAPFPGVFIRAPHVVEAGPDVEVLARLDGLPVALVQGRLLATAFHPELTRDPRMHAFFLKLCAAGGALP; this comes from the coding sequence ATGCGCATCGGGGTTATGGCCCTGCAAGGGGCCTTTGCCGAGCACCGGGAAATGCTTTCGTCCCTGGGCGTGCGGGCCGAACTGGTGCGCACGCCCGGCGGGCTCGACGGCCTGGATGGTCTCATCCTGCCCGGGGGGGAAAGTACGAGCATGCGCCGTCTGGCCGCGTGGGGCGGGCTCGATGCGGTCCTGCGGGAGTTCGGTGCGTCCCGTCCGGTATGGGGCGTATGCGCCGGGCTCATCCTGATGGCCCGCAGGGTGGAGGGCGAGGAGCCCTTCGCCGGTCTCATGGACATGGCCGTGGCCCGCAACGCCTATGGCCGGCAGGGAGAGAGCTTCGTGGCGGACGTGCAACCGGGCCGCCTCGGCGGCGCACCTTTCCCCGGCGTCTTCATCCGCGCGCCGCACGTGGTGGAGGCGGGGCCGGACGTGGAGGTCCTGGCCCGCCTCGACGGCTTGCCCGTGGCCCTCGTGCAGGGACGTCTGCTGGCCACCGCGTTCCATCCCGAGTTGACGCGGGACCCGAGGATGCACGCATTCTTCCTGAAGCTTTGCGCCGCGGGGGGCGCGTTGCCGTAA
- a CDS encoding amidohydrolase, which yields MSILIRKVRLKGEVVDVLIKGSRFDSIGTDVDAMADVVIDGSGKAILPSFHNAHTHAAMTLLRGYADDMELHTWLSEHIWPFEARLTEDDIYWGAKLACLEMIKSGTTFFADMYWHWKGTARAVEEMGMRAALSAAFFDFEDQGRAEAMKRQVMDLHEASSSCSDRIRFILGPHAIYTVSSDSLRWLRDYALEHGLLIHTHLSETRKEVEDCLGRFGKRPVEYLHDLGLLAPNLSLAHAIWVDDREMALLAENGVQVVHCPVSNMKLASGRFDYAAMRAHGVGVALGTDGCSSNNNLDMVEEAKVASLLAKVTAMDPTVFPAQETLDAATVNGARMYGLDAGRIATGMLADCILVDLNHLRMVPGHNLVSNLIYGAGSACVDTTICNGRVLMLGGRVEGEEEILEQVRASVARLTGRTAPEADAC from the coding sequence GTGAGCATACTGATCAGGAAGGTGCGCCTGAAAGGCGAGGTGGTGGACGTGCTCATCAAGGGGAGCCGTTTCGACTCCATCGGCACGGATGTCGACGCGATGGCCGACGTGGTCATCGACGGCTCGGGCAAGGCGATCCTGCCGTCCTTTCACAACGCCCACACACACGCGGCCATGACCCTGCTCCGCGGCTACGCCGACGACATGGAGCTGCACACCTGGCTGTCCGAACACATCTGGCCCTTCGAGGCCAGGCTGACCGAGGACGACATCTACTGGGGGGCCAAGCTTGCCTGCCTGGAGATGATCAAGTCCGGCACGACCTTTTTCGCCGACATGTACTGGCACTGGAAAGGCACGGCCCGGGCGGTGGAGGAGATGGGCATGCGCGCGGCCCTGTCCGCGGCCTTCTTCGATTTCGAGGACCAGGGCCGGGCCGAGGCCATGAAACGGCAGGTCATGGACCTGCACGAGGCCAGCTCGTCCTGCTCCGACCGCATCCGTTTCATCCTCGGCCCCCACGCAATTTATACCGTGTCCTCCGATTCCCTGCGCTGGCTCAGGGATTACGCCCTGGAGCACGGCCTGCTTATCCACACCCACCTTTCCGAAACGAGGAAGGAGGTGGAGGACTGCCTGGGGCGCTTCGGCAAGCGCCCTGTGGAGTACCTGCACGACCTGGGCCTGCTGGCCCCCAACCTGAGCCTGGCCCACGCCATCTGGGTCGATGACCGGGAGATGGCGCTGCTGGCCGAAAACGGCGTGCAGGTCGTGCATTGTCCCGTCTCGAACATGAAGCTCGCCTCGGGCCGGTTCGACTACGCCGCCATGCGCGCCCACGGCGTGGGCGTGGCCCTGGGCACCGACGGCTGCTCCTCCAACAACAACCTGGACATGGTCGAGGAGGCCAAGGTGGCGTCCCTGCTGGCCAAGGTCACGGCCATGGACCCGACGGTCTTTCCGGCCCAGGAGACCCTCGACGCGGCCACGGTGAACGGCGCGCGCATGTACGGCCTCGACGCCGGGCGCATCGCCACGGGCATGCTCGCGGACTGCATCCTCGTGGACCTGAACCATCTGCGTATGGTCCCGGGCCACAACCTCGTCTCAAACCTGATCTACGGCGCGGGCAGCGCCTGCGTGGATACGACCATCTGCAACGGCCGGGTACTCATGCTCGGGGGCAGGGTCGAGGGCGAGGAGGAGATCCTGGAGCAGGTCCGCGCCAGCGTGGCCCGGCTGACCGGGCGGACGGCGCCCGAGGCGGACGCGTGCTGA